A genomic segment from Gossypium hirsutum isolate 1008001.06 chromosome D04, Gossypium_hirsutum_v2.1, whole genome shotgun sequence encodes:
- the LOC107899499 gene encoding thaumatin-like protein 1, with product MGSKAIFSLVLILVISGNFVQSDLTFNFDNECSFSVWLSASPSIGDGDPERGPGTLEIFSMPDPWTGSLWLRTKCSYDASQVNFTCETGDCGSGSVDCQSPPPKPPVTLLNFDINQNVVSYEVSLNHGFNVPVRIQPIGGTLAGGSGVCPVVDCIKDMGDVCPPSLVAINKNRAYVGCNSPCDALKDPKYCCTGSFTGQACQPNDFSKRFKELCPLADTYPGDNDPPIYKCSGASAYNVTFCPL from the exons ATGGGCAGTAAAGCAATTTTCAGTCTTGTCCTCATATTAGTTATTTCAG GTAATTTTGTGCAATCTGATTTAACCTTCAACTTTGACAATGAATGCTCATTCTCTGTGTGGCTATCAGCCAGTCCTTCCATTGGCGATGGTGATCCCGAAAGGGGGCCAGGCACATTGGAAATATTCTCCATGCCAGATCCTTGGACCGGTAGCCTCTGGTTACGGACGAAATGCTCGTACGATGCTTCCCAAGTTAATTTCACTTGCGAGACCGGAGACTGTGGGTCTGGCTCGGTCGATTGCCAATCTCCACCACCAAAACCACCAGTGACACTCCTGAATTTCGACATTAACCAGAATGTGGTCTCTTACGAAGTGAGCCTGAACCATGGGTTCAATGTGCCAGTCCGAATTCAACCGATTGGTGGCACATTGGCTGGAGGGTCCGGAGTGTGCCCCGTAGTTGACTGCATCAAGGATATGGGAGATGTGTGCCCTCCATCCTTGGTGGCTATAAACAAAAATCGAGCCTATGTGGGATGCAATAGTCCATGTGATGCGTTGAAAGATCCCAAATATTGTTGCACCGGAAGCTTTACGGGGCAGGCTTGCCAGCCTAATGACTTCTCAAAAAGATTTAAGGAACTTTGTCCGTTGGCAGATACATATCCGGGAGACAACGATCCTCCAATATACAAATGCAGTGGGGCAAGTGCTTACAATGTTACATTCTGTCCTTTATAA
- the LOC107899498 gene encoding uncharacterized protein isoform X2: protein MAKKKSPGKKKQKVKGLNQIENAPNFSKLPRKAEPMPYSFSSHASPSASGSLQECSYDRDEASSVTLTNFDDKQDGNKVDDSIAFSGSCDKRSRFVLNFYEFPAVEAEPIAPDTVSDPCSGRVVQKVVEQKSDVKKLQVRGSTGVCITPGNAVWAKTACQVWWPAQIIDKRSVLVDSTIQQTEEHVLVKFYGKHDSAWINAARDLSMLEDCFEERSCNFMENFQDALKQAIVQRKKHIKSCRQLPGSPDPFTQSDRQDKKSGKHASSLSSKTGSNLVRQVGNKKEGKPRIHLNGARFPLKSGEGPRRLKIMRYLGLTAPMGSPF, encoded by the exons ATGGCAAAGAAGAAATCACCCGGGAAGAAGAAGCAAAAGGTAAAgggattgaatcaaattgaaaatgCTCCAAACTTCAGTAAGCTGCCCAGGAAAGCTGAACCTATGCCTTACTCTTTTTCTTCCCATGCTTCCCCATCCGCTTCTG GTTCCTTGCAAGAGTGCTCCTATGATAGAGATGAAGCTTCCAGTGTAACCTTAACTAATTTCGATGATAAACAGGATGGAAATAAAGTGGATGACTCAATTGCTTTCAGTGGCTCATGTGATAAAAGATCAAGATTTGTGTTAAATTTCTATGAATTTCCAGCGGTAGAAGCTGAACCAATTGCTCCAGATACAGTTAGTGATCCATGCAGTGGTAGAGTGGTCCA GAAAGTTGTGGAACAAAAGAGTGATGTGAAGAAGTTACAAGTTAGAGGAAGCACTGGTGTTTGCATAACTCCAGGAAATGCCGTATGGGCCAAAACAGCTTGCCAAGTGTGGTGGCCTGCTCAA ATCATTGACAAAAGGTCCGTTTTAGTTGATTCAACAATCCAACAAACCGAGGAACATGTTTTAGTAAAGTTTTATGGAAAACATGACAG TGCTTGGATTAATGCAGCAAGAGATCTTTCAATGCTTGAGGAT TGCTTTGAAGAAAGGAGCTGcaattttatggaaaattttcaaGATGCTTTGAAACAA GCAATAGTACAGAGGAAGAAACATATAAAATCATGTAGGCAGTTGCCTGGAAGCCCTGATCCTTTCACTCAATCTGATCGGCAAGACAAAAAATCTG GTAAACATGCTTCATCATTATCAAGCAAAACTGGCAGTAATTTAGTCAGACAAGTAGGTAATAAGAAGGAAGGCAAGCCAAGAATTCATCTTAAT GGTGCTAGATTTCCATTGAAATCTGGTGAAGGACCTCGGCGGCTAAAAATTATGCGGTATCTTGGTCTCACAGCTCCAATGGGATCTCCCTTCTAA
- the LOC107899498 gene encoding uncharacterized protein isoform X1 codes for MAKKKSPGKKKQKVKGLNQIENAPNFSKLPRKAEPMPYSFSSHASPSASGSLQECSYDRDEASSVTLTNFDDKQDGNKVDDSIAFSGSCDKRSRFVLNFYEFPAVEAEPIAPDTVSDPCSGRVVHRKVVEQKSDVKKLQVRGSTGVCITPGNAVWAKTACQVWWPAQIIDKRSVLVDSTIQQTEEHVLVKFYGKHDSAWINAARDLSMLEDCFEERSCNFMENFQDALKQAIVQRKKHIKSCRQLPGSPDPFTQSDRQDKKSGKHASSLSSKTGSNLVRQVGNKKEGKPRIHLNGARFPLKSGEGPRRLKIMRYLGLTAPMGSPF; via the exons ATGGCAAAGAAGAAATCACCCGGGAAGAAGAAGCAAAAGGTAAAgggattgaatcaaattgaaaatgCTCCAAACTTCAGTAAGCTGCCCAGGAAAGCTGAACCTATGCCTTACTCTTTTTCTTCCCATGCTTCCCCATCCGCTTCTG GTTCCTTGCAAGAGTGCTCCTATGATAGAGATGAAGCTTCCAGTGTAACCTTAACTAATTTCGATGATAAACAGGATGGAAATAAAGTGGATGACTCAATTGCTTTCAGTGGCTCATGTGATAAAAGATCAAGATTTGTGTTAAATTTCTATGAATTTCCAGCGGTAGAAGCTGAACCAATTGCTCCAGATACAGTTAGTGATCCATGCAGTGGTAGAGTGGTCCA TAGGAAAGTTGTGGAACAAAAGAGTGATGTGAAGAAGTTACAAGTTAGAGGAAGCACTGGTGTTTGCATAACTCCAGGAAATGCCGTATGGGCCAAAACAGCTTGCCAAGTGTGGTGGCCTGCTCAA ATCATTGACAAAAGGTCCGTTTTAGTTGATTCAACAATCCAACAAACCGAGGAACATGTTTTAGTAAAGTTTTATGGAAAACATGACAG TGCTTGGATTAATGCAGCAAGAGATCTTTCAATGCTTGAGGAT TGCTTTGAAGAAAGGAGCTGcaattttatggaaaattttcaaGATGCTTTGAAACAA GCAATAGTACAGAGGAAGAAACATATAAAATCATGTAGGCAGTTGCCTGGAAGCCCTGATCCTTTCACTCAATCTGATCGGCAAGACAAAAAATCTG GTAAACATGCTTCATCATTATCAAGCAAAACTGGCAGTAATTTAGTCAGACAAGTAGGTAATAAGAAGGAAGGCAAGCCAAGAATTCATCTTAAT GGTGCTAGATTTCCATTGAAATCTGGTGAAGGACCTCGGCGGCTAAAAATTATGCGGTATCTTGGTCTCACAGCTCCAATGGGATCTCCCTTCTAA
- the LOC107899498 gene encoding uncharacterized protein isoform X3 — MPYSFSSHASPSASGSLQECSYDRDEASSVTLTNFDDKQDGNKVDDSIAFSGSCDKRSRFVLNFYEFPAVEAEPIAPDTVSDPCSGRVVHRKVVEQKSDVKKLQVRGSTGVCITPGNAVWAKTACQVWWPAQIIDKRSVLVDSTIQQTEEHVLVKFYGKHDSAWINAARDLSMLEDCFEERSCNFMENFQDALKQAIVQRKKHIKSCRQLPGSPDPFTQSDRQDKKSGKHASSLSSKTGSNLVRQVGNKKEGKPRIHLNGARFPLKSGEGPRRLKIMRYLGLTAPMGSPF; from the exons ATGCCTTACTCTTTTTCTTCCCATGCTTCCCCATCCGCTTCTG GTTCCTTGCAAGAGTGCTCCTATGATAGAGATGAAGCTTCCAGTGTAACCTTAACTAATTTCGATGATAAACAGGATGGAAATAAAGTGGATGACTCAATTGCTTTCAGTGGCTCATGTGATAAAAGATCAAGATTTGTGTTAAATTTCTATGAATTTCCAGCGGTAGAAGCTGAACCAATTGCTCCAGATACAGTTAGTGATCCATGCAGTGGTAGAGTGGTCCA TAGGAAAGTTGTGGAACAAAAGAGTGATGTGAAGAAGTTACAAGTTAGAGGAAGCACTGGTGTTTGCATAACTCCAGGAAATGCCGTATGGGCCAAAACAGCTTGCCAAGTGTGGTGGCCTGCTCAA ATCATTGACAAAAGGTCCGTTTTAGTTGATTCAACAATCCAACAAACCGAGGAACATGTTTTAGTAAAGTTTTATGGAAAACATGACAG TGCTTGGATTAATGCAGCAAGAGATCTTTCAATGCTTGAGGAT TGCTTTGAAGAAAGGAGCTGcaattttatggaaaattttcaaGATGCTTTGAAACAA GCAATAGTACAGAGGAAGAAACATATAAAATCATGTAGGCAGTTGCCTGGAAGCCCTGATCCTTTCACTCAATCTGATCGGCAAGACAAAAAATCTG GTAAACATGCTTCATCATTATCAAGCAAAACTGGCAGTAATTTAGTCAGACAAGTAGGTAATAAGAAGGAAGGCAAGCCAAGAATTCATCTTAAT GGTGCTAGATTTCCATTGAAATCTGGTGAAGGACCTCGGCGGCTAAAAATTATGCGGTATCTTGGTCTCACAGCTCCAATGGGATCTCCCTTCTAA
- the LOC107899498 gene encoding uncharacterized protein isoform X4 codes for MPYSFSSHASPSASGSLQECSYDRDEASSVTLTNFDDKQDGNKVDDSIAFSGSCDKRSRFVLNFYEFPAVEAEPIAPDTVSDPCSGRVVQKVVEQKSDVKKLQVRGSTGVCITPGNAVWAKTACQVWWPAQIIDKRSVLVDSTIQQTEEHVLVKFYGKHDSAWINAARDLSMLEDCFEERSCNFMENFQDALKQAIVQRKKHIKSCRQLPGSPDPFTQSDRQDKKSGKHASSLSSKTGSNLVRQVGNKKEGKPRIHLNGARFPLKSGEGPRRLKIMRYLGLTAPMGSPF; via the exons ATGCCTTACTCTTTTTCTTCCCATGCTTCCCCATCCGCTTCTG GTTCCTTGCAAGAGTGCTCCTATGATAGAGATGAAGCTTCCAGTGTAACCTTAACTAATTTCGATGATAAACAGGATGGAAATAAAGTGGATGACTCAATTGCTTTCAGTGGCTCATGTGATAAAAGATCAAGATTTGTGTTAAATTTCTATGAATTTCCAGCGGTAGAAGCTGAACCAATTGCTCCAGATACAGTTAGTGATCCATGCAGTGGTAGAGTGGTCCA GAAAGTTGTGGAACAAAAGAGTGATGTGAAGAAGTTACAAGTTAGAGGAAGCACTGGTGTTTGCATAACTCCAGGAAATGCCGTATGGGCCAAAACAGCTTGCCAAGTGTGGTGGCCTGCTCAA ATCATTGACAAAAGGTCCGTTTTAGTTGATTCAACAATCCAACAAACCGAGGAACATGTTTTAGTAAAGTTTTATGGAAAACATGACAG TGCTTGGATTAATGCAGCAAGAGATCTTTCAATGCTTGAGGAT TGCTTTGAAGAAAGGAGCTGcaattttatggaaaattttcaaGATGCTTTGAAACAA GCAATAGTACAGAGGAAGAAACATATAAAATCATGTAGGCAGTTGCCTGGAAGCCCTGATCCTTTCACTCAATCTGATCGGCAAGACAAAAAATCTG GTAAACATGCTTCATCATTATCAAGCAAAACTGGCAGTAATTTAGTCAGACAAGTAGGTAATAAGAAGGAAGGCAAGCCAAGAATTCATCTTAAT GGTGCTAGATTTCCATTGAAATCTGGTGAAGGACCTCGGCGGCTAAAAATTATGCGGTATCTTGGTCTCACAGCTCCAATGGGATCTCCCTTCTAA
- the LOC107898449 gene encoding thaumatin-like protein 1b, with product MKSWIFGLSLLTLISESHMATLYTRNNCPFIVWPGTLTGAGIPQLSNTGFELAPQAWNAITVIAPWSGRLWARTQCSTSSGLFTCATANCGSGQVACNGVGAVPPATLVEFTLAPNGGQDFYDISLVDGFNLPISVTPQGGSGPNCTITSCSANVNAICPPELIVKASCGNAIACKSACLAFNQPKYCCSGEYNSPQKCEPTNYSMVFKNQCPQAYSYAYDDKTSIFTCSGAPNYLITFCP from the exons ATGAAGTCATGGATCTTTGGCCTTTCCTTGCTTACCCTAATCTCAG AGTCTCACATGGCAACTCTCTACACTAGAAACAACTGTCCATTCATTGTCTGGCCAGGAACACTTACTGGCGCTGGTATACCTCAATTGTCCAACACTGGGTTCGAGTTAGCCCCACAAGCATGGAATGCCATTACTGTTATTGCTCCTTGGTCAGGCAGACTCTGGGCTCGAACccaatgctcaacctcctccggATTGTTCACTTGTGCCACTGCAAACTGTGGGTCGGGCCAGGTTGCCTGCAATGGTGTAGGTGCTGTCCCTCCTGCAACCCTTGTAGAGTTCACTCTAGCACCAAATGGAGGACAAGATTTCTATGATATCAGCCTAGTAGATGGCTTTAACTTGCCGATTTCAGTAACCCCACAAGGCGGCTCGGGTCCAAACTGCACCATAACTAGCTGTTCGGCAAATGTGAATGCAATTTGCCCACCAGAGCTGATTGTTAAAGCATCTTGTGGGAATGCCATAGCCTGCAAAAGCGCATGCCTAGCTTTCAATCAGCCTAAGTACTGTTGCTCTGGTGAATACAATTCACCCCAGAAATGTGAACCCACAAATTACTCGATGGTTTTCAAGAACCAGTGCCCTCAGGCTTATAGTTACGCTTATGATGATAAAACTAGCATTTTTACCTGCTCTGGTGCACCTAATTACCTTATCACTTTCTGTCCATGA